The proteins below come from a single Oscillatoria salina IIICB1 genomic window:
- a CDS encoding DegT/DnrJ/EryC1/StrS family aminotransferase: MNKIPPVDLTRQYKLIREEVGTAVLDILYSGRYIGGTAVTDFEQQFAAYLGVDRAVSCNSGTDALYLALRALKIGAGDEVITTPFTFIATAEAIAAVGAKPVFVDIDPQTFNLDINHLTAAITKQTKAIIPVHLFGQPANMTELMQVAKANHLFVIEDCAQATGAEWAGAKVGTIGDIGCFSFYPTKNLAACGDGGIATTNNPEIAAQMRIVADHGRSDRYYHQVNGINSRLDSIQAAILQVKLAYLDRWNQQRNQLAQQYQKLLENLPGIKLPQVLPAAKSVWNQYTIRVNCQEKSPKLRDKIRQQLGELGITTMVYYPLPLHLQPVYQQLGYQQGNFPIAEQAANEVLSLPMFPELSFAEQQQVVYALKDCLVEVKSYASLS, encoded by the coding sequence GTGAATAAAATACCTCCTGTTGATTTAACAAGACAATACAAACTTATTAGAGAGGAAGTCGGGACGGCAGTTCTCGATATCCTTTATTCTGGTCGTTATATCGGTGGTACTGCGGTAACAGATTTTGAGCAACAATTTGCTGCTTATTTAGGCGTAGATCGTGCTGTTTCCTGCAATTCTGGCACAGATGCGCTTTATCTTGCCCTGAGAGCCTTAAAAATCGGCGCAGGAGATGAAGTAATTACCACACCCTTTACTTTTATTGCAACGGCTGAAGCGATCGCGGCTGTGGGTGCTAAACCCGTATTTGTCGATATCGATCCCCAGACGTTTAATCTCGATATTAATCATCTCACTGCCGCTATTACTAAGCAAACAAAGGCAATTATTCCGGTTCATTTGTTCGGACAACCTGCGAATATGACTGAATTAATGCAGGTTGCGAAAGCAAACCATCTCTTTGTCATCGAAGATTGCGCTCAAGCAACCGGGGCGGAATGGGCAGGTGCTAAAGTGGGTACGATCGGCGATATCGGTTGTTTTAGCTTCTATCCGACGAAAAATTTAGCTGCTTGTGGTGATGGGGGAATAGCAACCACCAATAATCCCGAAATTGCGGCACAAATGCGCATTGTCGCCGATCATGGTAGAAGCGATCGCTATTATCACCAAGTTAATGGCATTAATTCTCGTCTCGACAGCATTCAAGCAGCGATCCTACAAGTTAAACTAGCTTATCTCGATCGCTGGAATCAACAACGAAATCAGTTAGCTCAACAGTATCAAAAGCTTCTGGAAAACCTTCCCGGAATTAAACTTCCCCAAGTGCTACCCGCAGCTAAATCGGTTTGGAACCAGTACACAATTCGGGTAAATTGTCAAGAAAAATCTCCCAAATTGCGCGACAAAATCCGCCAGCAACTCGGAGAATTAGGAATTACGACAATGGTTTATTATCCTTTACCCTTACACTTACAACCTGTGTATCAACAATTAGGATATCAGCAAGGAAACTTCCCCATTGCCGAACAAGCCGCGAACGAAGTTTTGTCTTTACCAATGTTCCCCGAACTTTCCTTTGCAGAACAACAACAAGTAGTTTACGCGCTGAAAGATTGTTTGGTAG